One window of the Colletotrichum destructivum chromosome 6, complete sequence genome contains the following:
- a CDS encoding Putative carboxylesterase, type B, carboxylesterase type B, active, alpha/Beta hydrolase: MIWKTSTAATLLQAVNAALYNSIIKTQHGPVQGFPAFNSPPANMSLTNWGNISVWKGIPFAATTAGENRFKAPQPVSAWNSTLQAKNWGNICPSALSFGGDEYTIDEDCLNLNIWSAANSTDAKLPVVMWSYPAVSTAANALFDGAGMADKGVVFVNYNYRTGSFGWLASPELNEERLGTVGSNSSGNWGMLDQFAALQWVYENIANFGGDPDHITVMGQSAGSAATYHILNSPLHGITIKNAIIESGVRDPHDPLCTSLAENYRTLKVNMETGLGYMASLNCSDIACMRALPMDDLVTSFMDTDFEFTATLDYYAMPDTYLNTLQKGIAQDVPIMTGNTRDESGTTYGLNITLSTYLTNLNQTYGSTWKDRFFAAYPANDSATASASYNAQFTDRSKVGTYFWSQLWSANATSPVYNYIWDHAPPGQTQGAYHESEINYVLNNLYGTDSPWTSQDYEIAETMNRYWINFIKTGDPNGDGLISWEPAKKDSATVMEVGDGFGPIPIANKDQIKLFTEWFDTLVTY, from the coding sequence ATGATTTGGAAAACGTCAACTGCTGCCACGCTACTTCAGGCAGTCAATGCAGCCCTCTATAACAGCATCATTAAGACGCAACATGGCCCTGTCCAGGGTTTTCCTGCCTTCAACAGCCCACCTGCAAACATGTCGCTTACCAACTGGGGAAACATTAGCGTCTGGAAAGGCATTCCTTTTGCCGCAACTACAGCTGGCGAGAACCGCTTCAAAGCACCCCAGCCCGTTTCCGCGTGGAACTCGACTCTTCAAGCCAAGAATTGGGGAAACATTTGTCCTTCTGCTCTCTCCTTTGGTGGTGATGAGTACACTATCGACGAGGACTGTCTGAACCTCAATATTTGGAGCGCAGCAAATTCAACAGACGCCAAGTTGCCAGTCGTCATGTGGAGTTATCCCGCCGTTTCAACCGCTGCGAACGCTCTCTTCGATGGAGCTGGAATGGCCGACAAGGGCGTTGTATTCGTCAACTACAACTACCGCACTGGGTCTTTCGGATGGCTTGCATCGCCTGAGCTTAACGAGGAGAGGCTCGGTACCGTTGGATCCAATAGTTCCGGCAACTGGGGAATGCTTGATCAATTCGCTGCCTTACAATGGGTCTATGAAAACATTGCCAACTTCGGCGGTGATCCGGACCATATCACAGTCATGGGCCAGTCTGCTGGTTCCGCCGCCACTTACCATATCCTTAACAGCCCTTTGCACGGCATCACCATCAAAAACGCAATCATTGAGAGCGGCGTTCGCGATCCCCACGATCCCTTATGCACCAGCTTGGCCGAGAACTACCGGACTTTAAAAGTCAACATGGAGACCGGGTTAGGCTACATGGCCTCTTTAAACTGCTCCGATATTGCTTGCATGCGGGCCCTACCCATGGATGACCTCGTCACTTCATTCATGGATACCGATTTCGAATTCACAGCTACGCTGGATTACTACGCCATGCCGGATACTTACCTCAACACTTTGCAGAAGGGTATCGCGCAAGACGTTCCTATCATGACCGGTAATACGCGCGATGAGAGCGGCACAACCTACGGACTCAACATCACGCTTTCAACCTACCTTACGAATCTGAATCAGACATACGGTAGCACCTGGAAGGACAGGTTCTTTGCCGCCTATCCCGCCAACGACTCGGCCACTGCATCTGCCTCCTACAACGCGCAGTTCACCGACCGATCCAAGGTCGGCACCTACTTCTGGTCACAGCTGTGGTCTGCTAACGCCACTTCACCTGTATATAACTACATCTGGGACCACGCACCTCCTGGTCAGACCCAGGGTGCATACCACGAGAGTGAGATCAATTACGTGCTGAACAATTTGTACGGCACCGATTCACCGTGGACCAGCCAGGACTATGAGATTGCGGAGACCATGAACAGATACTGGATCAACTTTATTAAGACTGGTGATCCGAACGGCGACGGGCTTATCAGCTGGGAGCCTGCAAAAAAGGACAGCGCTACAGTAATGGAAGTTGGAGATGGATTCGGGCCTATTCCTATCGCAAACAAAGACCAGATCAAGTTGTTCACTGAATGGTTTGATACGCTTGTTACTTATTAA